Proteins encoded together in one Thermus neutrinimicus window:
- a CDS encoding response regulator transcription factor has product MIRVVLVEDHVLVRSGLRHLLEARGPIRVVGEAGTGKEALALLEEVEADVAILDISLPDCTGIELCHTLRGRFPGLKLLALSMHEDLEYVRGFLQAGGQGYVSKAAVDQELLDAVLAVARGERYLNPSLAMRLALEMVREEEDEEPLSPREEEVLRLLAQGLSHKEVAEALAISEKTVATYRERGMEKLGLKSRSELLRYAVKRGWLRG; this is encoded by the coding sequence GTGATCCGGGTGGTGCTGGTGGAGGACCATGTGTTGGTGCGGTCAGGGCTACGGCATCTTCTGGAGGCTCGAGGACCCATCCGGGTGGTGGGGGAGGCGGGTACCGGGAAGGAGGCCTTGGCCCTTTTAGAGGAGGTGGAGGCGGATGTGGCCATCCTGGATATTTCCCTTCCCGACTGCACGGGCATTGAGCTTTGCCACACCCTTCGGGGACGCTTTCCTGGGCTTAAGCTTCTCGCCCTTTCCATGCACGAGGACCTGGAATACGTACGGGGCTTCCTTCAGGCGGGAGGCCAGGGTTACGTGAGCAAGGCAGCGGTGGATCAGGAGCTCTTGGATGCGGTTTTAGCCGTGGCCCGGGGGGAGCGGTACTTGAACCCTAGCCTGGCCATGCGCCTGGCCTTGGAGATGGTGCGGGAGGAAGAGGATGAGGAACCCCTTTCTCCCCGGGAGGAGGAGGTGCTCCGCCTCCTGGCCCAGGGGCTCTCCCACAAGGAGGTGGCGGAGGCGCTGGCCATTTCGGAGAAAACGGTGGCCACATACCGGGAGCGGGGCATGGAGAAACTGGGTTTGAAAAGCCGAAGCGAACTCCTAAGGTATGCGGTCAAGAGGGGTTGGTTGCGGGGTTAG